GGAAAAGACAGAGGGAGAAGTCCGCTTCCAGGGTATCGATGTGCACGCCTTGAATCGCCAAGAGCTCCGAGCTTTGCGCCCGCGGATGCAATATATTTTTCAAGACCCGTACAGCTCGCTGAATCCGCGGGTCCGAATCGGAGAAGCACTGGGGGAAGCGCTGCTTGATCACGGGCTGCTCCCACAAGCAGAGGTCAGGGAAAGAGTCTTAGAGGTCATGGCATTATGTGGATTGGCACCGTATCATGTCGATCGGTACCCGCATGAGTTCTCGGGCGGTCAGCGTCAACGGATCGGTATCGCACGGGCGATTATGATGAACCCTGATTTTATCGTCGCGGATGAGCCAGTATCTGCTCTGGATGTGTCGATCCAAGCCCAAATCATCAATTTGTTTGCAGAGTTGCAGGAGCAAAGGAAGCTGACGTACTTATTTATTTCGCATGATTTGAGCGTCGTGGAGCATCTGTGCACGAGGATCGGCGTTATGTATTTGGGGTCATTGCTGGAGCTGGCACCTCGGGATGAGTTATTTTTGGAGCCGCTTCATCCGTACACCAAAGCATTGCTCTCCTCTGTACCGCTTCCGATCCCGAAGAAAAAGCGGGAGCGTATCGTCTTGCAGGGAGACATGCCAAGTCCGGCGAATCCTCCGGCAGGGTGCAAATTCCACACGCGCTGCCCGTTTGTGAAGGACATTTGCCGACAGGAAGTGCCTGCTTTTCGCGAAGTTAGCACCGACAGATTTGTCGCCTGTCACTTGGTGTAACGGGAATCAATGGGGGAATGAAGAACTGCACCGGGCATTGACCGATAGCAGAATGATATGGTAATATTTTCATATCATAGTAAACGTATCGGTTTTTAAATAATTAACTGATCGGTCGACCGAAAGCTCCCGCGAGGACAAAGACAATCGAGCTGTCTAGTTGCGCAGGGGGCTTTCGTCAATCGAGGGAAAATGAGGTGAGAAAAGCCTCTTGATTCCCAAACTGTTTGACATTGACGGTTAAGGGATCAAGAGGTATTATCAGATCAAAAAACAAAGTAAATTGGTATGATTAATATGAATTGATTTTACGAAACAGGAGGGGGCTTCCCATGGCAAAAAATGAGATTTCCCTAGACGATCTCTTATTAGAGAAAATCGCGCGCGCACTGGATGGTCTGGAATACGGCTCCATACATATTGTGGTTCACGATTCACAGGTCGTTCAGATTGAACGAACGGAAAAATACAGACTCCCTGCGGAAAAGGCTGAGACAAAGATTTCGCAAGCGCGCACCGGAAAATAGAAGAAAAGGCGTGGAAAAAAGAGAGGAGGAAGGACTATGGCAGGCGTTCTTGTGGTAGGAGGAGATCGAGTAGCAGAAATCGAGAGCTTGTTGCAGAACAAAGGGTTCCAGAATGTCTATCACGTATCTGGTCGCAAAAAATCCGATGTGAAGGCGACGATTCCTTCTGATACGGAGCTTGTTCTTGTCTTTATTAACTTTGTGAGTCACAGCTTGAGCAAAAATATAAAGAAGCTGGCGAAGCAAAAGCACGTCCCGATCGTATTTTGCCGACGGTCATGTGATGCTGTAGCCATGTATGAACCAGCGATAAGCTAGAGAGGACAGTCCAAATATGCGCGGATGAATAGAAGTATTCAAGGATGAATACTTCTTTTTTGCGTGACAGAGACTACTGGTAGAAACTTGTCGGACCGATTCGGGTAAAAGTATTCAGCACTGAATAAAACCAACAAAAGAACAACCGAAAACACGAATGGCATAAAATTTGCAGAATATTTATTCAATAATCGGTTATCCAACTCAAACAGGGGGGTACAGCATGAAAAGACCAGTTGTCGTGACAAGTCTCTTCGTTTTGCTTACGGGACTATTTGCAGGCTGTAGCAGCGGCAATACGCCGACTCAAACCGCACCAGACAACCAGCAGCAACCAGCGCCAGCACAGCAGGCAACTGTGCAGACTGCGGCAGAGCAGACGTTGCACATGAATGCCGCCGAGCCTGAAACACTTGATTCAGGCATGTCCAACGATGTGATTTCTGGTGCCTTCATCCGTTCGTTGTACGACGGACTCGTTCGATTGGACAAGGATGGCAAGCCAGCCAATTCCGTTGCAGCCGACATTCAAGTATCGGAGGACAAAAAGGTGTATACCTTTACATTGCGCGACAGCAAGTGGAGCAATGGCGACCCGGTTACGGCTCAAGACTTCGCATTCGGCTGGATGCGCGTGCTCAATCCAAAGACAGCCAGCGGCTCCGCCTACAAGTACTATCCGATCAAAAATGCCCGCGCCTTTTTCGAAGGAAAGGCGAAAGCGGAGGATGTCGGCATCAAAGTCGTCAATGACAAGACACTGCAAGTCACCTTGGAAAACCCTACCCCTTACTTCCTAACACTTGCGACCTTCTACTATCCGGTCAACCAAAAGGTAGTAGAAGCCAATCCCGATTGGGCGAAAAAGCCCGAGTCCATCGTGACGAATGGGCCGTTCAAGCTGGTGAATTGGGAGCATAAAAACAAGATTGAGCTGGCCAAAAACGAGCACTATTGGGACAAAGATGTCGTGAAGTTTAACGAAATCGAGTTTTCCATGATTGAAGATACCAATACCGAGCTGGAGCTGTTCAATAGCGGCGAGCTGGATTGGGCTGGCGGCCCGATTAGCGGACTACCTGCGGACGCCATTGGACCGTTGCGCGATGAAGGCAAGCTGCAAACCATGCAACGTGCCACCAACTACTATCTCTTGTTCCAGACAGAGAAGCCGCCATTTACGAATAGCAAAATCCGCAAAGCGTTTGCCTACGCGATCAACCGCAGTGACATCGCAGAAAATATTGGTCAGGCCGGACAGACTCCCTTGATGGGCTTCGTCCCACTTTCCGCTACCCTGAAGCCAGAAGGATATTTCAAGGATAACGATGTGGCGACGGCGAAACAGTTATTGGCAGAAGGAATGAAGGAGACGGGCATCACTAAACTGCCCGAAATCACCTATCTTTACAATACCTCCGACCTCAATAAGAAGATTGCCGAAGCATTGCAGGCTCAATGGAAACAATCTCTCGGTGTGGACGTCAAGCTGATCAACAAAGAATTGAAGGTCATGTTTGACGATCAGGAGCAAGGGAAGTACATGATTTCCCGAACAGGCTGGACGGGAGATTACAACGACTCCGTCAACTTCCTGGAGTTGATGATGGAGAAGTACAGCTCCAATAACTCTACCTTCTGGTTTAGCGAGAAGTACGTAGAGCTGGTGAAAAAGGCGTACGCCGAGCCAGATGAGGCCAAACGCAATCAGTATCTAGTCGAAGCGGAGAGCATCTTGATGGAAGAAATGCCGGTCACAGGTGTGTACTCCAGCGTCAATTCGTGGGTACAAAATGAAAAGGTAAAAGGCATCACGGTCGATCCATTGGGCTACATCGACTTCAAGTGGGGATACAAAGAACAATAGCGCTGAAAAGAAAAGGCCGACACAAAAATCCATGTGTGGGCCGTTTCGCGAGCGATGAGGGAGGAATTTTAATGACTTGGCAGCAAGCAGTAGAAAACGTGCTGAAGGAAGCACCCGGTATTTTTGGAATCGCAGCTGTGCATCTGGAAACAGGAGAGACAGCAGGGCATCTGGATGAAGAGTTGTTTCAACTGGCGAGTGCATTCAAAATTCCGATCATGGTCACCTTGATGCGCGAAGTGGAAGCAGGACGAATCCGCCTCGACCAGCGTGTGACACTGAAATGGGAGGATCGCGTGCCGGGGTCAGGCATTTTGCAAGAGCTGGATGCCGGAGCGGACTTAACAGTCAAAGACTTAGCGACACTGATGACGATTGTCAGCGATAACTATGCGACAGACAAAATCATCGAACTGATCGGCGGCATCGACAAGGTGAATGAGCACATGCATGAGCTGGGGCTTTCGCAGATTCATTTGCGGCATAATTGCTGGGAGCTCCTCAACCACTGTGTAGGTATGAATGAGCCTGCACCTTCGGAAGCAGGGTTCGATGAGTTCATGCGACGGGAAGAGTCAGGCAATTACGAATTGATCCACGATGTATCGATGCCTACCCGTGATAATAACGTAGCGACACCAGCCGAGCTAAACCGCCTGCTTATCATGATTGTGCGAAAAGAAATTCTCACGGAAGCCTCCTGCGAGCTGATGCTGGACATCATGCGACGTCAGCATTACAACAGCCGTCTGCCGTACTTGTTGCCAGAAGGAACAAAGGTCGCGCATAAGACAGGGACCGTCAATGCAGTCGTCAATGATGCTGGCATCATTTATTTGCCCGAAGGAAAAGGAATGATTGCGATCACGGCACTATCACGCGGTGTGACTGACAAAGAAGCCGCAGAGCTTACCATCGCCCGTGTAGCAAAAGCGATTTATGAGCAAGCAATGGGGAGTTGATGAAAATGACGGCATGGAAGGAACAGTTCCAGGCGTATGCACAGCAGCTGCTGGACGAGGCAAAGGCTCCGGGCGCCGCTATTGCTGTTGCACGTGATGGTGAGCTTTTGTACGAGGGGACGTTTGGTTTTCGCGACAGAGAGCAGCAACTGCCACTTTCCTTCGACACCGTTTTTGGCATCGCATCCATCACCAAATCATTTACCTGCGTTGCGATCATGCAGCTGCAGGAGGCAGGCAAGCTGTCTGTCCACGATCCGGTCGTGAAATATTTGCCTGAATTTCGGGCGGGCGACCACGAGCTGACTGCACGCATGACGATACATCACTTCATGACACATACGCCTGGAATAGCGCCCATGCCTTACTTAGACGGTGCAATGAGGCGGAGTATGGAGAATGATCCTGCTGTCATTGGCACCAAGGCGGAGGAAGAACTGAAAACAGTGCCTTATCTGGATACTTACGAAGAAGTCATGGAAGCCATTGCTGGATTCGAAGGGAAGCCGCTCTCAGAGCCAGGGGGTGCCTTTAGCTACAACAACGATGCGTACGGGCTTTTGGGGGCGATCATTGAACGGGTCAGCAACCAGACGTATGAAAACTACGTTGCGACACATATTTTGCAGCCACTGGACATGGACAGAACCGTTTTCTCCGTGGATGAATTGGCTGACAAGGATGACGTCACGATTTTGTATACCAACAAAAAAATCGAGGACGAAAACCAAATCATTGCAGCACCCATCTGGCACGATGCCCCAGCGATGCGAGCAGCCGGTTTCCTCAAATCGACTGTGAATGATTTACTCGCTTATTTGGAAGTCTTTCGTTTGGGGGCAACGAGAAACCCGACATCGATTCTGTCTGCCGATAGTGTCCGGGAGATGCTCACTCCCTTTGCTCGTGTGGACGGGCACCGCTCCTACGGCTATGGTCTGATGGTCTCGCCTGCCTTTCCAGATAGCTTACTGGTAGAGCATGGCGGATCGCTGAAGGGAATCAGCTCGCACATTTTTTCGGTTCCGGTTCAAGGGATTACGGGCGTGATTCTGGTCAATCTCGATGGCGTGAGCGTCCGAGAGTTGGTCCTCGGCTTTTTGAACAGTTATTTTGCAAGACCGGCTGGAGCTCCGGTCTATGTCTATGATCCATACGAGGTCACAGATGAGCAGCTGCCACTGTACGAGGGTCGCTACTCTTCGCAGGAATGGGTAAGCGCATCGATAGCCAAAAGCGAAGGCAAGCTATTCCTAGAGGTGGATGGTCACTCGTATCCACTGATCCCGGTACAAAAGGACAGCTTCGTTTTCCAAAAAAGAGATTCCATCCCTTGGATTGAGTTTTTCCGGGATGAAGACGGGCAAATAGTGAGGATGAGCTACGGATTGCGTCAGTTGACGAGAGAAACCACAAAATCGCCAAGTTAAAAGGGGAAACAAGGGTAGGAATCCTGAGGGTTCTTATCCTTTTTTTCTTCCCCAAAAGGGAACCCACCCGTTGCTAGCGAATTGTTCTTCTCGAATGGGAAAAAAAGGCAGGGGCAATCTAGGAACAATGGGAGACGAATAGGATGGATTGGATAGCGGCGAAAGACAGATGGCTATCGTCGTTGCTCTTGTCGATGGAAGATGTCGTGGAAGGGCATATGACGGACATGCTTTCGTTTGGCGGACCGATTTCCCATTACTATCGAAAATATGAACAGCAGCAGCGAATGGGAATTTCCGGTATGTTGACGGATGTCATGCAGCAATTGTTTTCCGAAGAGAAAGAGTACGCCGAGTATTTGTACGCACTGTCTGTGGAGTCCTACATTTGGGGGGAGACATGGGCAAAAGGAGACATTTCAAAGGAAGTACTGCTGCAAACGTTATACAATCTGCGCCAGCTTATCTTTGAGCGTGTGAGAC
This genomic stretch from Brevibacillus sp. DP1.3A harbors:
- a CDS encoding ABC transporter ATP-binding protein, with the protein product MDNNLLEVRRLKKYYPITGGLLGRRIGHVKAVDDVSFSIQKGETFGLVGESGSGKSTTGRTILRLLEKTEGEVRFQGIDVHALNRQELRALRPRMQYIFQDPYSSLNPRVRIGEALGEALLDHGLLPQAEVRERVLEVMALCGLAPYHVDRYPHEFSGGQRQRIGIARAIMMNPDFIVADEPVSALDVSIQAQIINLFAELQEQRKLTYLFISHDLSVVEHLCTRIGVMYLGSLLELAPRDELFLEPLHPYTKALLSSVPLPIPKKKRERIVLQGDMPSPANPPAGCKFHTRCPFVKDICRQEVPAFREVSTDRFVACHLV
- a CDS encoding peptide ABC transporter substrate-binding protein, translating into MKRPVVVTSLFVLLTGLFAGCSSGNTPTQTAPDNQQQPAPAQQATVQTAAEQTLHMNAAEPETLDSGMSNDVISGAFIRSLYDGLVRLDKDGKPANSVAADIQVSEDKKVYTFTLRDSKWSNGDPVTAQDFAFGWMRVLNPKTASGSAYKYYPIKNARAFFEGKAKAEDVGIKVVNDKTLQVTLENPTPYFLTLATFYYPVNQKVVEANPDWAKKPESIVTNGPFKLVNWEHKNKIELAKNEHYWDKDVVKFNEIEFSMIEDTNTELELFNSGELDWAGGPISGLPADAIGPLRDEGKLQTMQRATNYYLLFQTEKPPFTNSKIRKAFAYAINRSDIAENIGQAGQTPLMGFVPLSATLKPEGYFKDNDVATAKQLLAEGMKETGITKLPEITYLYNTSDLNKKIAEALQAQWKQSLGVDVKLINKELKVMFDDQEQGKYMISRTGWTGDYNDSVNFLELMMEKYSSNNSTFWFSEKYVELVKKAYAEPDEAKRNQYLVEAESILMEEMPVTGVYSSVNSWVQNEKVKGITVDPLGYIDFKWGYKEQ
- a CDS encoding YezD family protein translates to MAKNEISLDDLLLEKIARALDGLEYGSIHIVVHDSQVVQIERTEKYRLPAEKAETKISQARTGK
- a CDS encoding serine hydrolase; protein product: MTWQQAVENVLKEAPGIFGIAAVHLETGETAGHLDEELFQLASAFKIPIMVTLMREVEAGRIRLDQRVTLKWEDRVPGSGILQELDAGADLTVKDLATLMTIVSDNYATDKIIELIGGIDKVNEHMHELGLSQIHLRHNCWELLNHCVGMNEPAPSEAGFDEFMRREESGNYELIHDVSMPTRDNNVATPAELNRLLIMIVRKEILTEASCELMLDIMRRQHYNSRLPYLLPEGTKVAHKTGTVNAVVNDAGIIYLPEGKGMIAITALSRGVTDKEAAELTIARVAKAIYEQAMGS
- a CDS encoding serine hydrolase produces the protein MTAWKEQFQAYAQQLLDEAKAPGAAIAVARDGELLYEGTFGFRDREQQLPLSFDTVFGIASITKSFTCVAIMQLQEAGKLSVHDPVVKYLPEFRAGDHELTARMTIHHFMTHTPGIAPMPYLDGAMRRSMENDPAVIGTKAEEELKTVPYLDTYEEVMEAIAGFEGKPLSEPGGAFSYNNDAYGLLGAIIERVSNQTYENYVATHILQPLDMDRTVFSVDELADKDDVTILYTNKKIEDENQIIAAPIWHDAPAMRAAGFLKSTVNDLLAYLEVFRLGATRNPTSILSADSVREMLTPFARVDGHRSYGYGLMVSPAFPDSLLVEHGGSLKGISSHIFSVPVQGITGVILVNLDGVSVRELVLGFLNSYFARPAGAPVYVYDPYEVTDEQLPLYEGRYSSQEWVSASIAKSEGKLFLEVDGHSYPLIPVQKDSFVFQKRDSIPWIEFFRDEDGQIVRMSYGLRQLTRETTKSPS
- a CDS encoding DUF2325 domain-containing protein; this encodes MAGVLVVGGDRVAEIESLLQNKGFQNVYHVSGRKKSDVKATIPSDTELVLVFINFVSHSLSKNIKKLAKQKHVPIVFCRRSCDAVAMYEPAIS